The genomic DNA aagatcctctgtatggcagcaatattttcctattttttttttagaagcaaTTGCAAAaatgctactcaaagatcctctatatgacaatagtattttgctatttttttaaGGGACTGCTGCAAaaattatagtcaaagatcctctatatgggagcagtattttgctattttttttaggagcaattgcaaaaatgctagtcagcgatcctctatatcagtgttccccaacctttttgtaactgcggaccggtcaacgcctgGTGgtggtattttatttttatttttatcataaagaaatacaatcatgtgtgcttacggactgtatccctgcagactgtattgatctatattgatatttaatgtatatattgtgttttttatgttgatttaataaaaaaaaaaaaaaatatatatatatatatatttttttattttattttttatttcttgtgcggcccggtaccaatcggaccggtggttgaggaccactgctctatatggcagcagtattttgctatttttaaatgattaattgcaaaaatgctagtcaaagatcccttaTTTGGCAGCAGTATTCTGCTAGTTTTAAATTATTAACTACAAAAATGGTAGTTAAAGATATGACATCACTATTTATTTTTCAAAGACTAAttgcaaaaatgccagtcaaagatcctctatatgcagcagtattttgctatttttaaaggacctactacaaaaatgctagtcaaagatcctttaggtGACAGCTgtattttgctatttttaaaggattcattgcaaaaatgctagtcaaagatcctctatatggcagcaatgttttgccatttttaaaggacctactgcaaaaatgctagttaaagatcctctatgtaataacatccatccatccatccatcttcttccgcttagccgaggtcgggtcgcgggggcagcagcctaagcagggaagcccagacttccctctccccagccacttcgtccagctcctcccgtattttgctatttttaaaggaTTAAttgaaaaatgctagtcaaagatcctctatatgacagcattATTTAGAAATTTTTAAAGGATtaattgcaaaaatgctagtcaaagatcctactggggtgagtttttccttgcccttatgtgggctctgtaccgaggatgttgttgtggcttgtgcagccctttgagacacttgtgatttagggctatataaataaacattgattgattcattgattgaatgttgatcctctatatggcagcaatattttgctatttttaaaggatgtactgcaaaatgctactcaaagatcctctatacggcaAAAGTATTTTGTTCTTTTTAAAggaactactgcaaaaatgctagtcaaagatcctctatatggcagcaatattttgctatttttaaatgattaattgcaaaaatgcaagtcaaagatcctggaTATGGCAGCgatattttgctatttttaaaggacctactgcaaaaatgctagtcaaagatcctctatacggcagcagtattttgctatttttaaaggaactactgcaaaaatgttagtcaaagatcctctatatggcagcaatattttgctatttttaaaggaCGTACTGCAAaatgctactcaaagatcctctatacggcaAAAGTATTTTGTTCTTTTTAAAggaactactgcaaaaatgctagtcaaagatcctctatatggcagcaatattttgctatttttaaatgattaattgcaaaaatgctagtcaaagatcctctatgtggcagcaatattattgctatttttaaaggacctactgcaaaaatactagtcaaagatcctctatatggcagcaatattattgctatttttaaaggacctactgcaaaaatactagtcaaagatcctctatatggcagcaatattttgctatttttaaaggatgtactgtaaaaatgctagtcaaagatcctctatatgactgcagtattttgctatttttaaaggaccgactgcaaaaatgctagtcaaagatcctgtatgtgacataagttataataaagacaaataCATTCTAACCAAATTTAATGATACATATGTTAATGTTTCttgaataaactgtcaataaaattaaagtgcgaaTGAAAaccgcttcaccactttagttataatttttgtgcttaagaaacttctctgtgacttttttgtttgatattgccattactgccacaagtggtggaaaggggtattacaactgagcgttaataaaaaaatctaaataaaacaaaaacaactgccctatggttaagaaacactgcacaCTAAAAAACTCTGGGTTATTTTTTtctacccaaatgctgggttgagCCTGTTGAGTCATACTTATGGGTTATTGCTAAGGATCTGGGTAGTTTTTGTGACCCAACTAtcttaaaaaaaactacaagttGCAATACTGACCTCTGCCTGTTAGTTATAAATTGTTATGACATTTGGACTACAAGAAACTTGAAAATAACCAAGTTATTTGGTAGAATTGacccagcatttcagttcaaaatGACCCATCGTTTGGGTTgaatacatcagtgtttttcaacctttttagagccaaggcacattttttgtggtgaaaaaatgcagaggcacaccaccagcagaaatcattaaaaaactaaactcagttgacagtaaaaagtcgttgtcgcaattgttggatatgactttaaagcataaccaagcatgcatcactatagctcttgtctcaaagtaggtgtactgtcaccacctgtcacatcacaccctgacttatttggacttttttgctgttttcctgtgtggagtgttttacttcttgtcttgcgctcctattttggtagcttttttctctttttttggtattttcctgtagaagtttcatgtcttcctttgagcgatatttcccgcatctactttgttttagcaatcaagaatatttcagttgtttttatccttctttgtggggacattgttgattgtcatgtcatgttcggatgtacattgtggacgccgtctttgctccacagtaagtcttttctgtcgtccagcattctgtttttgtttacttagtagccagttcagttttagttttgttctgcatagccttccctaagcttcaatgccttttcttaggggcactcaccttttgtttatttttggtttaagcattagacacctttttacctgtaccctgccttccgctgttcCCGACTttggctacctgctgccacctactgatatggaagagtattacacggttactctgccgagctctagacagcaccgacactcaacaacaacacatcatttgcagactataattactggtttgcaaaacatatttttaacccaaataggtgaaattagataatctctcacggcacaccagactgtatttcacggcacactagtgtgccacggcacagtggttgaaaaacactggaatacATAACCCATCTTGGTTTTGTCCAGCAGTTATCCAGCTGTTTTTACAGTGTGTGTTAGACAATTATTTGTCTATGAAAAAATAacgaaagtttctcagtgtgaacattaaatatcttgtctttgcagtctatttaattgaatataagttgaaacagttttgtgttttttctgtgtgtgtgtgtgtgtgtgtgtgtgtaggcctgGTGGTTGACTGAGACCGTGTCGACTGACCTGTGGGGAAGGTGGGAGCTGGTCAACTCGGCCTGGCATTACACCAACCTGAAGGACTTTCCCGAGGGTAAGCGCCCCGTTCCTGAATCAAGAGATTTGAGTTGTGTGTCACATGACAGGAAGTGTCGTGTGGCATGTGACAAACTAACAGATGTTTGTATCATGCTGCTCTCAATTTTAATAAGCACTCATAATTGCCATTGCTTGCATTCTTCTCATTCCTTGCttttaactgtgtgtgtgtgtgtgtgtgtgtgtgtgtgtgtgtgtgtgtgtgtgtgtgtgtgcgtgtgtgtgtgtgtgtgtgtgtgtgtgtgcagaataCCTCCAGGCGGTGCAGGCCACTTCAGTGCTGGCGTGCATCTTCTCCATCCTGGCCCTGCTGGTGTTTGTGGCCCAGCTCTTCACTCTGCCCAAAGGCCAGCGCTTCACCTACACAGGAGTGTTGCAGCTGCTGGCCTGTGAGTGCACTCACACTTGTACTGACAGATGCAAACATGTGTATATTTACCATTtgcaaaaaccaatacaatatggcgatttttttgtttttaaacctttGGGACTCCCCTCAAGTCTGGTACCGGGTCCTCGGTTcattaaaatgtcaaaaataaatactctattatttttttttttttaattttctttgctctttttgttctgtttttgtatggcaaagacacaaaaatatctccctttttttttttaatcaaaggagccttaaataggttttgtgtgtgtatatatatatatatatatatatacatacatacacacacaaaacctatttaaggctcctttgatttaaa from Nerophis lumbriciformis linkage group LG16, RoL_Nlum_v2.1, whole genome shotgun sequence includes the following:
- the emp1 gene encoding epithelial membrane protein 1, with protein sequence MLMLAGIVVVHLTAIILLLVAAIDNAWWLTETVSTDLWGRWELVNSAWHYTNLKDFPEEYLQAVQATSVLACIFSILALLVFVAQLFTLPKGQRFTYTGVLQLLACLCIMIAASIYSAEFHQGEEGGFGHSYILAWISFVLTLLLAITYLVLRKKSE